The Erigeron canadensis isolate Cc75 chromosome 4, C_canadensis_v1, whole genome shotgun sequence genome window below encodes:
- the LOC122596647 gene encoding putative receptor-like protein kinase At4g00960 yields MTKSNNFFHYLVKPFKFSSNKESQDNELEQIAAQEQKIFSFQTLVMATKNFHPDNKLGQGGYGPVFKGKLQDGREIAVKKLSKHSSQGKMEFTNEAKLLVRVQHRNVVSLLGFCGIPEKLLVYEYVVNESLDKLLFNPGKQDILDWKRRHDIICGVARGLLYLHEDSHDCIIHRDIKASNILLDEKWIPKIADFGMARLYPEDQMHINTRVAGTNGYMAPEYAMHGSLSVKVDVYSFGVVVLELISGQKNSTFNLDPEFQSLLDWAYKLFKNGKSLEILESTLASSADPDQVSAFIQIGLLCTQSDPKQRPTMRRVVMMLSRKSGALDEPNRPGIPGTRYRKPGRPTTSSSSAETSGASSSQSSMATTTSTTTSTHHTQAFAASHSHSPTTLRIGSPAHGGSHSVPHRKSRSSGFVSSRSDPHGKRPMKIQDSRLK; encoded by the exons ATGACCAAATCCAACAACTTCTTTCACTATTTGGTCAAGCCCTTCAAGTTTAGTTCAAATAAAG AAAGTCAGGATAATGAGCTGGAACAGATTGCTGCTCAAGAACAGAAGATATTTTCATTTCAAACTTTAGTTATGGCAACCAAGAATTTCCATCCAGATAATAAGCTTGGTCAAGGGGGTTATGGCCCTGTTTTCAAG GGAAAACTGCAGGATGGGAGGGAGATTGCTGTGAAAAAGTTGTCAAAACATTCAAGTCAAGGAAAAATGGAGTTCACAAATGAGGCCAAACTACTGGTGCGGGTGCAACACCGTAATGTTGTGAGCCTGTTGGGGTTTTGTGGGATCCCGGAAAAGCTTCTGGTATATGAATACGTTGTTAATGAGAGCTTAGACAAGCTTCTCTTCA ATCCAGGAAAACAAGACATCCTAGATTGGAAAAGAAGACATGACATAATTTGTGGTGTGGCACGTGGCTTGCTTTACCTTCATGAAGACTCACACGATTGCATAATCCATAGAGATATAAAAGCTAGTAATATTCTATTAGACGAGAAATGGATACCAAAAATTGCGGATTTTGGCATGGCTAGGCTCTACCCTGAAGATCAAATGCACATCAACACTCGTGTAGCTGGTACCAA TGGATATATGGCACCAGAGTATGCTATGCATGGTAGTCTATCTGTGAAAGTAGATGTATATAGCTTTGGAGTCGTGGTTCTAGAGCTCATTAGTGGTCAGAAAAACTCGACTTTCAACCTGGACCCCGAGTTCCAAAGTCTACTTGATTGG GCATATAAGCTATTCAAGAATGGCAAAAGCCTTGAAATTCTGGAATCAACGCTGGCCTCTTCAGCAGATCCTGATCAGGTTTCTGCTTTCATTCAAATTGGATTATTATGTACCCAATCTGATCCCAAACAACGGCCCACCATGCGTCGTGTAGTGATGATGCTATCCAGGAAATCAGGTGCACTAGATGAACCAAATCGCCCCGGAATCCCAGGTACTAGGTATAGAAAGCCTGGAAGACCAACCACATCATCCTCATCAGCCGAGACTTCTGGTGCATCAAGTTCCCAATCCTCCATGGCCACCACGACTTCCACCACCACTAGCACCCATCATACACAGGCTTTTGCGGCATCACATTCACATTCTCCTACCACTCTTAGAATAGGTTCCCCGGCTCATGGTGGTTCACATTCTGTTCCTCATCGGAAGTCTCGAAGTTCTGGCTTTGTGAGTTCAAGGTCAGATCCTCATGGTAAACGCCCAATGAAGATTCAAGATTCAAGATTGAAATGA
- the LOC122596646 gene encoding phosphoglucomutase, cytoplasmic — protein MTSFKVNRIESSPIEGQKPGTSGLRKKVKVFTQPHYLHNFVQSTFNALSAENVKGSTLVVSGDGRYYSKDAIQIIIKMAAANGVRRVWVGQNGLLSTPAVSAVVRERVGTDGSKANGAFILTASHNPGGPNEDFGIKYNMGNGGPAPEGVTDKIFENTKTIKEYFIAEGLPDVDISAIGVSNFSGPDGQFDVDVFDSASDYVKLMKSIFDFSSIQKLIASPQFSFCYDALHGVAGAYASRIFVEELGAKESSLLNCVPKEDFGGGHPDPNLTYAKELVSRMGLGNNPDSNPPEFGAAADGDADRNMVLGKRFFVTPSDSVAIIAANAVQSIPYFSSGLKGVARSMPTSAALDVVAKSLNLKFFEVPTGWKFFGNLMDAGLCSVCGEESFGTGSDHIREKDGIWAVLAWMSILAYKNKDNLNGGKLVTVEDIVKQHWATFGRHYYTRYDYENVDAGAAKDLMAHLVKLQSNISEVNKTIKGIRSDVANVASADEFEYKDPVDGSISKNQGIRYLFEDGSRLVFRLSGTGSEGATIRLYIEQYEKDSSKTGRESQDALSPLVEVALKLSKMQEFTGRSAPTVIT, from the exons ATGACGAGTTTCAAGGTTAATCGGATCGAATCGTCGCCTATTGAAGGCCAAAAACCTGGCACTTCTGGTCTCAGAAAGAAG GTAAAAGTATTCACCCAACCGCATTACTTGCATAATTTTGTTCAATCAACATTCAACGCCCTCTCCGCAGAGAATGTTAAAG GCTCTACACTTGTTGTCTCCGGTGATGGGCGCTACTATTCAAAGGATGCAATCCAG ATTATAATTAAAATGGCAGCTGCAAATGGTGTAAGACGTGTCTGGGTTGGCCAAAATGGACTTCTATCAACACCCGCCGTATCAGCAGTCGTACGTGAAAGAGTTGGCACTGAT GGTTCCAAAGCAAATGGGGCATTTATATTGACAGCCAGTCACAACCCAGGTGGTCCCAATGAG GATTTTGGAATCAAGTACAATATGGGAAATGGTGGGCCAGCACCCGAAGGAGTTACTGACAAGATCTTTGAGAACACAAAAACAATAAAGGAATATTTTATTGCAGAAGGCCTGCCAGAT GTTGATATCTCGGCAATTGGCGTTTCAAACTTCTCAGGTCCTGATGGCCAATTTGATGTTGATGTTTTTGACTCAGCAAGTGACTATGTGAAATTGATGAA GTCAATCTTTGACTTTTCGTCAATCCAGAAGTTGATTGCATCTCCACAATTTAGTTTTTG TTATGATGCACTTCACGGAGTTGCTGGAGCCTATGCTTCACGTATATTTGTTGAAGAGCTTGGAGCAAAAGAGAGCTCATTGTTAAACTGTGTGCCCAAG GAAGACTTTGGTGGGGGACATCCTGATCCCAACCTTACCTATGCGAAAGAGTTGGTATCGCGGATGGGACTAGGTAACAATCCTGATAGTAACCCCCCAGAATTTGGTGCCGCCGCAGACGGTGATGCCGATAGGAACATGGTTCTTGGCAAAAG GTTTTTTGTTACACCTTCAGATTCTGTCGCTATCATTGCTGCAAATGCAGTCCAATCTATACCATACTTCTCATCTGGGTTGAAGGGTGTTGCCAG GAGCATGCCAACATCTGCTGCTCTTGATGTTGTAGCTAAAAGTCTCAACCTGAAGTTTTTTGAG GTACCAACCGGCTGGAAATTTTTTGGTAACTTGATGGATGCTGGATTATGTTCAGTCTGTGGTGAAGAGAGTTTTGGAACTG GGTCTGATCATATACGTGAGAAGGATGGAATCTGGGCTGTGCTGGCTTGGATGTCGATTCTTGCTTATAAAAACAAGGACAATCTCAATGGTGGAAAGCTTGTGACTGTTGAAGACATTGTGAAGCAGCACTGGGCTACCTTTGGACGCCACTATTATACCCGCTACGATTATGAG AATGTTGATGCAGGTGCTGCAAAGGATCTAATGGCTCACTTGGTCAAGTTGCAGTCCAATATTAGTGAAGTTAACAA AACCATAAAGGGAATACGATCAGATGTTGCAAATGTTGCCAGTGCCGATGAATTTGAATACAAAGATCCTGTTGATGGTTCAATCTCCAAAAATCAGGGAATTCGCTATTTATTCGAAGATGGTTCTCGTTTG GTTTTCCGTTTATCTGGGACAGGGTCAGAAGGTGCCACAATTCGTCTTTACATCGAGCAATATGAAAAGGACTCGTCAAAGACTGGAAGAGAATCTCAGGATGCGCTTTCTCCTCTG GTGGAGGTCGCTTTAAAGTTGTCGAAGATGCAAGAGTTCACTGGCCGTTCTGCCCCCACTGTCATCACATAA
- the LOC122596763 gene encoding pectinesterase inhibitor 7-like, with the protein MKIQLPYMFFSFFFLMSTTTLLALTTAAGNSFPPTSNDTDFIRTSCQTTLYPRLCFTSLSGYSSAVQQNPARLARVAIGVTLSKANHMARYVSNISRSTDYDNPRVAAAIHDCHSVFEDAVDEIRGSLKQMRRLGGSGESLRFQLSNVQTWMSAALTNEDTCTDGFEDMPDDEVKADVCNRAVKVKEVTSNALALVNSFANTIQTP; encoded by the exons ATGAAAATCCAACTTCCCTAcatgttcttttcctttttcttccttatgTCAACAACCACTTTACTTGCTCTAACTACCGCCGCCGGCAATTCTTTTCCACCAACATCCAACGACACCGATTTCATCCGTACAAGTTGCCAAACGACCTTATACCCACGATTATGTTTCACCTCTCTCTCCGGTTATTCCTCTGCGGTCCAACAAAACCCTGCCCGCCTTGCCCGTGTCGCGATTGGTGTCACTTTGTCTAAAGCCAACCATATGGCAAGATACGTTTCCAATATTTCCCGTAGCACCGATTATG ataaTCCAAGAGTCGCGGCCGCTATTCATGATTGCCACTCTGTGTTTGAAGACGCAGTGGATGAAATCCGGGGCTCTTTGAAACAAATGAGACGGTTAGGTGGGTCCGGAGAGTCGTTAAGGTTCCAACTCAGCAACGTACAGACGTGGATGAGTGCGGCATTGACCAATGAGGATACTTGTACGGACGGGTTTGAAGATATGCCGGACGACGAAGTGAAGGCGGACGTTTGTAACCGGGCAGTGAAGGTGAAGGAAGTAACTAGTAATGCTCTGGCTTTAGTTAACAGTTTTGCTAATACAATACAAACACCATGA